In Geotalea uraniireducens, the genomic window CTGATGCGCTGGAACGCCACCGCCGTCTCGAGGATCGGCCCCATCGGCTTGGTGTTCAGTTCGTACATGGCGGTATCGGCCTCTTCGATCGCCTTGATCTTAACGATCCCGATTGCGCCGATGATCCCGGCGACGATGGCGACCAGAATGAATCCCGTCAAAAGCTTCGCGGAAATCTTCATGTCAAAGTACCATTGCATAACATACCTCCTCAGGTAGTGACCGCGCATCAGGCGCGGTTCGGTAGGGCAGCCCCCTACCCAGTCTTGGCAAACCACGACAATTCAACAAACCTATAAGTCGTATCGGCCGGGCCGAAACCGGTTACATCAGGATTTCCGCACAGTGTTGTTCGTAATTCCCGGTAATACATAACGGGATTAAGGAGCAGGAAAGGTGGTGGGAAAGGGGCTACATGGAGGCAAGGCCCTCGCGGAGGGCATATTTGATCAGTTCGGCCACACTGCGCAGGTTAAGCTTCTTCATTATTCTGGCGCGCCGGGCTTCAACGGTTCTGACACTCACGCCGAGGGAAAACGATATTTCCTTGCAGCTCTCCCCCGCCGCGATCAGCCCCAGCAGCTGCCGCTCTTTCGCACCGAGCACCGGTGCTCCCGCAGCAGCCTCCTCGGCAAGCCGCCAGAAGTACTGTTTGACGAGAATGTGGGGAATCCGCTGTCCAAAATAAATTTCACCCTCGGCAGCGACCCTGATGGCCTGGCCCAGTTCGCTGGGGGTCGCCAGCTTCTTGAGCAGATAGCCGGATGCCCCGGCCTTGAGCATCTCGACCACGTAGGTCGTTTCCTGGCGCATCGAGAACCCGAGCACCATGACGTCCGGGAGTTCGCGCTTGATGATCCTGGTGGCGTCGATACCGCTCATTTCGGGCATCATTACCTCCATCAGCACCACATGGGGCCGGTCCCGGCGGGCCAATTCCAGCGCCTCGCGGCCGGTTGCCGCATCACCCACCACCGTGATGAGGGAATCTTGTTCCAGGAGCGAACGCACACTCTCCCGGAAGAGCCGGTAGTCGTCAGCAAGAAGGACTCTCAGTGTCATGGTTTCCCCACTTCGCGCGATGACGGGAATTTCCCGCGGGATAGCCCCCTCTGCCCCCCCGCAAGGGGATCGCTCCCCTGTGTCGGGCGCATTGAGCTGGTTGGGCGCTTTCCCGTTGATATCATGGCAGTTTTTCGCGCTCAGTTGTAGCAGCTTTTCAAGCAATCCGCAATTCTGCAGGTGGGTGGATACCGGCCGGCACAGAGGGGGGAGAGGCGACAAACGGCAGATTTCGTCCCGGGGGTCATCAAAACGTCGCCAGGAAAGCGGAAAACGGGAGCCCGACAAGGGTGAGGGCGCTACGGGGAAAATGCCAGCCCGCCGGGGACGGGACAAAAAAACCGGGAGCGGCAACCGCTCCCGGCGTCACTTCCGGGCGCGCCGGAAGGGGGAAAACCGTTCGGACGAGCCGGACGGGAGACTAGCAGGGGTGGACCGTGGCCGTGCCAACGATCCGCGGCCGCGAATACTTCTGCTTCTTCATGGGGCACTCACCTCCTTTTCGTTGTTGCCGATAATGGACAATCGGTGCTGCGGCGATTCGAGGGGCGGCGCCGGCAGTTACGGCTGCGGCGGCCCCCCCTTCCCTTTCATTCCTCCCGGCCCTTTCTTCCCCGGCGTCGGCCGGGTGAACGGCGCGGCGTTGATATCGATCCCGCCGGTCACCGCGCCGGCCTTGACCTCGACCGGTTTCGGCGTGGCGCCGCCGTAACTTCCCATCAACATCCCCGTCGTCGGCACGCCGCCGCCGTAAATGTCGCGGACCCGCAGGTAGTAGGTGCCGCCGTCGCCAACCCGGAGGAGGTAGGTGCCATCCTTGCCGGTCCGGTCGGAAACATAGAGCGGCCGGCCGATCATCGTCGGCGTGACGAAGGCAAAGACCAGCGCCCCCGCCATTGGCGTCCCGTCAGCGGCGAGAACCTTGCCGGCAATGCCGGTGATTGCCGTTTTTTTGATCGTCGTCTGGCGGAAGACCGTTACCCCGGTCAGGACTCCGGCATCGTGCCGCTCGCCCGGCATGATCGTGTAAGGCCGCGGCGCCCCCTGCGCATCGCGGCTGGTGAAGAACAGATCGCCGTCGCGGGGCGGGCCGATTTCGTGCCCCTGCTGCCGCTTGATCGCCCCGACGAAATAGGTCCCCGGCAGGAGTTGGACCGCGAAACGCCCCTCGCCGTCCAGTTGGGCCAGGTCGTCGGGCACCCGCCAGTAGCGCTCGGGTGCCGGCGGCGGGCCGACGGCGGCACTGAAGAAGTAAACGGTGCCATTGGCCAGCGGCTGGCCGTCGGGAGCGACGATCTGCCCCGCCAGGGTCCCGGCGGGAATGGCCGCGGCCGCCAGGCCGCCGGTCAGCAGCGTCAGCAGTGTCAGCAGCAGCGACGGGATCATCATCCGTAGCCTCATCTTCATTCTCCTTTCCGCACCCCGGCATCGGGTACCGGCCGGGACTTCCCGAGAAGTCTACCGTATTCTGGCCGGATGGCACAAAAAAAATCGGCAGTGTCGCCGGCGGCGAAGCGGTTGGCGTGACGGCCGGCTGCCCGGTGAAGGCGCCCGCTTCGGCAACGGTGGTCAAGAAACTCGTTATCGTTCAGCGCCATTTCCGGCCGGTCGAACCGGTGCCGGCCATTGTGCGCACCACCTCGCCCCGAGCGGGAATTTCCTTCTTGACATCCGGCCGCCCTTCCCTATACTCCATAAAAATCAGCTTGTTCGATGTTCCCGGAAGGGACACTATTTCACTATGGGAGGGATGTCGTATGTGCTTTATCCATGAACGCGCCACCGTCGCCGGCGCTGCCCGGAAAGCGGCTATCGTCCTGGCGCTCTGCTTCGTTGCCGCCGGCTGCTCCAAGAAAGAGGCGCCCGAGGCTCCGGCGCAACCGCAGGGCCAGATGGGGCAGATGATGCCGCAAGGCGCCATGGGGCAGATGTCCGACCAGCAGAAGCTCGCCATGGGCGGGGCGATTTTTGCCAAAAAGTGCGCACCGTGCCACGGCGCCGATGGCGTCGGCGGCACCGCCGGGCCATCGCTGCAGAAGGCGGAGTTCAAATACGGCCGGACTGCCGAAGCTGTCGCCACGACCATCCGCAACGGCCGTCCCGGCGGCATGCCGGCCTTCGGCAAGGATTTCAAGGATATCGAGATCAACACCCTGGCCTCCTACGTGCTCAGCCTGAAGAAGTAGCTCCGCCGGAAGAGAACCGCTGGCGACGGAACGAGCCCCTTGCCCCGCAGCACCACCGGGACGAGGGGTTCTTTTTTCTTTACCCGTAACCGGGGCAATGGTAGCATCACCGCCAGCAGGTCACTCTCTTCCCAGCACGGGCCAAAGGCCCGACAACAAAACGATGCTCTTTCGCTGCGCCATCAAATATACCGCTTTGCTGCTGCTCGCCCTCTACCTCCTGCATCCGGCCGGCGGACTCGCCGTTGCCGACTGTGGCACCCCCGTCCTCTGCCTGAGCGCAACCGACGGCAAGGAGGCCTCGGCTTCCTCGACAGCCGACCAGCGGGATCCTGCCTCGGCGGACGACACCACCGACGGCTGCTGCTGCGATCTCGACTGTCCCTGCGATGCGGCGGCGCCCCTGCCGGCAGCGTTAATCCCGCAGTACACCCCGACCCTGGCCAGACTGGCGGTCGCCGAGCCGTTCCGGGCGCCGCCGCAAGTCTACCTCGGCAAGTTCATCCCCCCTCAGAACCGCTCCTGAATTAACCGCGCGGGATTGGTGCGTCCGCCACCCGTCGGCGTTGCCGCCGGTGGTGCCGGATCGGCGTACGCAGCCGCCAACCCGCCCTGGCTCCCCTTTTCCGACAATTCAGGAGGATTACCATGACTATGCCTTGCCAGGCCCGTGGTTTCGCCACGGCACTCCGGGACGGTCTCAGTTCCCTGCGCCTGACGCTGTTTTTACTCTTTGCCCTCGCCCTGACCTCGATCATCGGCACGGTCGTCCAGCAGAACCTGGCGCCGGCCGAATACCAGCAGCGTTACGGAACCGGCACCAGCAAGCTGTTCAACGCCCTCGACCTCTTCGACATGTATCATTCCTGGTGGTTCCTGTTGCTGTTGGTGCTGTTGGCCGCCAACCTGTTCGCCTGTTCATGCAAGCGGTTCCCGGCCGTCTGGCGGCACCTGCGCCGGCCGACCGTGCTTATGGACGAAACACTTGAACGAAGCCTGCCCTGCCGAGAGGAATTCCCGACCACCGTCGCCCCGGAGCAGGCCGCCGAACGGGCGGCAGCATTGCTCTTGGCCGAATTCGCCCCTCCGCTCCGTACCGCCACCGCCGACGGCATCCAGCTCTTCGCCCAGAAGACTCCGGCCGGCCGGCTCGGCGCCTACCTGGTCCACCTCAGCATCATCGTCATCTTCGGCGGAGCGATTATCGGCTCGCTCTTCGGCTTCAAGGCCTACGTCTCGATCAACGAAGGCGCCAGCGCCACCACCGCCGTCAGCCGGGCGGGGAAGCCGATCGAGCTCGGCTTTGCCGTCCGTTGCGACGATTTCGGTGTTTCATTCTACGACACCGGTGCACCCCGGGAATTCAAGAGCCTCTTGACGATTCTCGAAAACGGCCGGCCGGTCCCGGGCTACGAACGGGTACCGGTCATCGTCAACAAACCGCTGACCTACAAAGGAATCACTTTCTACCAGTCGAGCTACGGTCAGGCCGACGGCGGCATCTACCGCTTCACCGTCCGGCAACGGAGCGGCGGCACCCCCATTCCGCTGACCCTCCGGCAGGGGGAATCGGCCCGGCTCCCCGACGGGGGAAGCATGCACCTGCTCGAAGCGACCGACGAGGTGAGCCGCTTCATCCCCGCGGTTTCCGGGCCGGCAGCCCGGATCGAGGTCCATCCGCTCCGCGGCGAGAGCAGCGCGTTCATCGTCTTTGCCAACTATCCCGGTTTCGATGAACAGCGCGGCGCGCCGCTGATCTTTACCTACGCCGGGGCCGACGCGACGATGTTCACCGGTCTCCAGGTAGCCAAGGACCCGGGCGTCTGGGTCGTCTGGAGCGGTTGCCTGCTGATGGTGGCCGGCTGCTACCTCGCCTTTTTCGTTTCGCACCGGCGCATCTGGGTCCGGATCACCCCCGGCCGGGTAATCGTCGCCGGCGGCGCCAGCAAAAACCAGCCCGCCTTCGAGCGCCGTTTCGCCGAGCTGGCCGCCCGGCTGCGCCAGACCATCGCCAGGGAGGATCAGTAAAATGACCAGTTCGCTGCTATTCAACGTGACAACTTTTGTCTATCTGCTCGCCATGCTCTGCTTCTTTGCCTACCTGGCCAGCCGCAACGGGAGGGTGGGACTGGCCGGCAGCCTGACGGCCCTGGCCGGCCTGCTCATCCAGAGTGCCGCCATCGTCCTGCGCTGGAAGGAATCGTACGATCTCGGCCGCGGCCACGCCCCCCTCTCCAACCTCTACGAATCGGTGGTGTTCTTCTCCTGGAGCATTGTCCTGATTTTCCTGCTGCTGGATGTCCGCTACCGTTACCGGGTAATCGGCGCTTTCGTCATCCCTTTCGCCCTGTTCGGCATGGCCTGGGCCCAACTCGGCCTCGACAGCGGGATCGAACCGCTGGTCCCGGCCCTGCAGAGCAACTGGCTCCTCTACCACGTCATCACCTGTTTCATCGGCTACGCCGCCTTTGCCGTCGCCTGCGGCATTTCCATCATGTACCTCCTGCAGAGCGGCAAGGAGCAGGCGGACCGGCCGGCCCAAAGCGGCGGCATCGCCGCCCTGTTCCCACCGGCGCGCGTTCTCGACGACCTCAACTACCGGGCAATCGTCATCGGCTTTCCGCTTCTCACCCTCGGCATCATCACCGGCGCCGCCTGGGCCAATTACGCCTGGGGGACCTACTGGAGCTGGGACCCGAAGGAAACCTGGTCGTTGATCGTCTGGTTCATCTATGCCGCCTTTCTCCATGCCCGGTTTACCAGGGGATGGATCGGCCGGCGGGCGGCCTGGCTCTCCATCGCCGGCTTCGCCGCCACCATCTTCTGCTACCTGGGAGTCAACCTGCTCCTGTCGGGATTACACAGCTACGGCGGCTAAAGTTGGAATTTTTTCACCACATCAACCATGGAGGAACAATCTATGCATTGTCCGGTATGCAAGGTAGCGCTGCTGATGACGGAACGTTTCGGCGTCGAGATCGACTATTGCCCCCAGTGCCGGGGAATCTGGCTCGATCGCGGCGAATTGGACAAGATCGTCGCCCGGGTGGAGCCCCCCCCGACCAAGGCGACAGCAGCCGAATGGCCGGCACCGTCCGGCCACCAGGGGCACCATGCCGGCCATCATGACGGAGGACGGCACGATAACCATGATAGCCGGCGGCACTTCGAGGCCAAGCCACACCGGAAACGGTCGATGCTGGCTCAACTGTTCGATTTCGACTGAATGTTGACAAACCGGGTCCCCGCCGAGAATTTCCGCGGGGATCAAGACTGACAAGGGAAGGGATTATGAACAACAACGACGGCTGTTCCCGGCGAACGGCAGAGAAGAAGCGGCGCGGGCATGCCCGGGAACTCCTCCCGAACGTTATTTCGCTCCGGATAAGCGACGAGGAGAAAACGGTTCTGGAGACGCTCGGCAACAAGATGGAGAAGAGCACCTCCGAGCTGATGCGCGAAGCGATGCTCCGCTGGCTGAGCAGACAGCGGGGAAAGGGAAGCGACCCGGCCGCCGGCTAGCGCACCGGCGCCGAAAACGGCAACGGGGCCCCGAATGGGGCCCCGTTCTTTGCCGTGGGGCGTGCCGCGCCGGCGGCCGAAGCCGGCAAGGCGTGGTGGGAAGCCGGGCCGGTTACCGTTCGCGATAGCTGATCGAGTAACGGAAACTCTGCGGCGCATAGAAATCGAGCGCCTTCCCCCCCACTTCCGCATACGGATAGCCGAAGGTATTGAGCGGCGGTCCGGCCTGGGGCGGATTGAGAACGATATCGCGTCCCGTCGCCAGCTTGATCCGGTACGGATCGATCCCCCCCCAGAAATAGGCCCGCAGCTCCTTGACCTTCGGTGACTCCGGTGCCAGTTTCTCCACCAGTATCGCCTTCCGGACATCGGCAGGGTCGGCCGGCACCCAGCCGTAGCCGGGGACGAAAAACTCCGCCCAGCAATGCTGCCAGGTGGTGATGTCCTCGGTCGGCTTCCGGCCGAGACGGATGCCGAAAACCTCCCGCGCCGGCACCCCGGCCGCCCGGCAGAGGGCGACGAACACCGAAGAGATGTCGGTGCACTTGCCGCCCGGCTTCCGGAGCAGCGCGCAGACATCACCCTTGCCGCAGCCGACGGTAGCCGGATCGCGGTACATGTTCTCGCAGGCCCAGTCGTAGATGGCCCGGGCCTTGGCAAGAACCGTTGTCTTTCCGCCGGTAATGGAATCGGCCAGTTTCTTCACTTCGCCGGTCACCGGCCCGAGGCTGGTCGGCGCCAGGTAGCGGCGGTAATCGGCCGGATCCCAAGCCGTTTCCCGGGCCGGGAAATCGCGGCGCAGCACCTCCCGACGCTCGGCGGAAAAAGAAAAGGTCAGTTTGCGGCTGACCGCCGCCTTATCCCAGCGGGCATAGAGGATCGGGTTGCCGTCGGTCCGGTCGGTGTAGACCCCGGCCTCGGCATAATCACCGGCAATCCTGATCGCGCCGATCGTCTGGTCCTGGTCGGAAACCGGATAGGGAAGCCAGAGCCGCACCTCCTGCCCCTGCTCTTGCCCCGACAGGTCGACGGCGACCGTCACCGTCCCGCTACGGCTGTTTCCCCAGGCCGTCGCGGCACCAAGGACCAGTGCCAGCAAACCAAACAACACTACCGCTTTTCGCATCCGAACTCCTTCAACAGTCAAGATAATTCACTTTACGCCGGTTTCGCCCGGCTACAGCCCGATCACCAGCCCGGCGCCCAAAAGCCCTTCGGCGGTGGTGAACATGTTGGTCACCGTCCCGGCCCGGAGCAATTCCTTCCGCTGGAAGAAATCGAGGCAGACCCCGCAAGAGAGGACCTCCACCCCCCGGTTGCCGAGCTTCTCCAGCGCCTCCAGCACTTCCGATCCTTCGGTGGTAAGCATCACCCCCCGGTTGAGGAAAAACATCCGGTCGGGAAGCTCTGCCAGATCGAGCAGGGTGATGATGAAATTCTTCATCAGCAACCGCCCCAGTTCCTCCGGGCCGTCGCCCAGCCGGTCGGAGGCGATCAGCATCGCCCGTTTCCCGGCCCGTTCCGGCACCGGTACCGGCGACACCGCGGGCGCGCCCGCCGGCGTGATGGTCAGGGCGAAACCGCCGTCGATCGGCGTTTCGCTTACCGAGAACCCCCGGTTGACGGCAAAGCGGTTAACGTTTTCCCGCGGCGCCCCCGGGTCGACCAGCACCTGCAACGGCTCGCCCCCCGCCTCTTCCAGCCCCCGCTTGGTGGTCACCACCGGAGCCGGGCAGGCCATGTTCCTGCAGTCGATGATTTTCATACCGTCACTCCTTCGCCGGTCTGGCTTGTCAATTCTGCGCCGGCCCGCAACGCTTCGTCCCTGGCCAGGAACGCCGCGCCGACCGCGCCGGTAAATTCCGCATGTTCCCGGATCAGCAGCCGCCGCCCCAGGTTCTTTTCAATCATCGCCGCCAAGGTGGAATTCCGGGCGCAGCCGCCGGCAAAGACGATTTCCTCCGTCAGCGGCAGCCGGGCGGCCAGCGCCGTCACCCGGTCCGCCACCGAGCGGAGAACGGCAGCGGCGATCGCTTCCCGCGGCACCCCCCGGGCAACCAGCGACACCACTTCCGACTCGGCAAAGACCGCACACATGCTGCTCAGCTTGACCTCGTCAGCCGCCGCGGCCGCCCGGGCGGCGAACTCGTCGAGCGACCAGCCGAGACTCGCGGCCATCACCTCGATGAACTTGCCGGTCCCCGCCGCACAACGGTCGTTCATCTCGAACTTCCGCACCCGCCCCGTCTCGTCGAGGGAAATCACCTTGGTATCCTGACCGCCAATGTCGAGCACCGTCCGGCAGCCGGGAAAATGGTGTGCCGCACCGCGGGCAAAGGCCTTGATCTCCGTGACGGTCAGGACGTCGTCGGCCAGTTCGAGGAGCTGCCGCCCGTACCCGGTGGCCATCACCCGGTCCGCCGGCAGATCGGCCATCAGCTCGCGGCACCGGGCCAGCGGGTCGAAGCTGTTCTCCCCGCCGGTATAGCCGACCAGGGCCCCGTCCACCACCAGCGCCAGTTTGATGTGGCGCGAACCGATATCGACGCCGAGGAACCTCACCGGAGCATCTCGATGAACGCCTCGAGGCGGGTCTTCAGCTGGCCGAAATCCTCCATGCTGTAATCGGTTTCGATGCGCAGGAAAGGCACCCCGGCCAGGCTCGTTTCCACCTTGTAGGCTTCCACCAGGTAGGGAGTGCAGAACTGGAGGGCGTAATGGATGATCCCGTCGGCCCGGAGCCGCTCGCAGAGCGCGGCGATGTTGCCGGGCCGTTCGTCGTTCGGGGTAAAGCAGGCACAGTCGATGGTCAGTGAGCGTTCGGCGATCTTCATCAGCCCCTCTTCGACGGTAACGAAATCCTCGTCCGCCAGGTCGCGGAAGTTCCGCTCGCCGATGCACGACTCCTCACCGACCACCACCCCACCGCTCCCCTCGACAATGGCATGGACCTTCCAGTTGGGAATGGCCATCGGCGAACCGGAGACGAGCAGCCGGGGCGCGCCTTTGGCCGTCACCCCCACCCCCGCGGCGACCCGTTCTTCCAGCTCGTCGCAAAGTTCGTTGGTCTTGGCAGTAAAACGGACCGGATCGTCGTAGAACGATACCTGGTTGACGAGCAGGGCATCGAGACCGGAGAGCGGCGCCGGATCGGCCTCCCGCAGCCTGCTCAGCCGCTGCAGCGCCCGCCGCTTGGCGTTGACCACCGCTACCCCGTGCCGAAGCCCCTCCAGGGTCAACGGCGCGCCGGTCAACTTTTCCATCGTTTCCCGGAAGCGCGCCACTTCGCCGAGCCAGAGCCGTTTCCCCGCCGGCCCCTTCATGTGCGGCAGCTCCATGACATGGACCTTGCCGGTTAGCTCGTCGAAGATCTCGTAAGCCTTCTTCTTGCCATCGCAGGTGGTTTCACCGACGATCAGATCGGTCAGTTCGACGTAGGGACAGAGACCGGCCAGCTTGAACCCCATGAAGGCCTTGATCAGGGCACAGCTGTTCCGCGGGATGAAGCGCTCCGCCTCGGCGGTGCCGACCTCGGCGCCGGCACAGAGGCCGATGCAGATCCCGTCGGCCGCCAGCACCACCTCTTCGGGGACGTAGACGCAGAAACCGCCGACAACTTTCCGCCCCGCCCGCTTCGCCTCGTAAATCTCCTTGATCCGCAGGCCGTGGACCTCGGAGATGACAAAATCAAAATAGGCCATCCCCCGCGGCCGGTTGGCCTGGGCAAGGTAGATGCCGCGGTAGGCGTCGGACAGGACGCCGAGCAGTCCGGCATGGTTGTCGAGATCAAGCCCCAGCTCCTGCCAGAGCGGGGTGTAGTCGTTACTGGACATGAACCCTCCTTGGTTGCAGCGGCACCAGCCGTCCGCTCAATGAACAGTTACCGGGGAACCGTCGCCGACCATGCCGCCGATCAGCGTCAGCAGCTCGGCCAGGGTGGTCGGCTTGCGGTACGCCCCGACCGCCCCGGCAGCCAGCGCCTCGCGCTGCACATCGTCGGTAAGCTGTGCGCTGACCAGGGCGACCGGCAGAGCGGGGCAGCGGAGACGCAAAGCCCGGATGAATTCGATGCCGTTCATCGCCGGCATCTGGTAATCGGTCAACACCGCCGCATACTTTTCGCACTCCACCAGCTGCAGCGCCGCATCGCCGCTCGGACAACAGCGGGCGACAATGCCCTGCCGTTTCAGCAGATACCCCACCAGCTCCAGCTGCACGTTGTCGTCATCGACCACCAGCACCCGGCACACCCCCTCCTCGCCCTGCTCTCGCTCCACGCACATAGCCATCCTCCTGATGGTACCGCCGCTCCTCCGGCTGTCGCCCCGGGTAGCGGAGTACGGTCAACCGACCGCCAAGATCACCACTGATGAGCATTAGCCAATTGACTTTCCGCTGTCAAATTGATTATTTTAATATTTTGAATTCCAATCATCGTTTTTTTCCATTTGGGAGGCCCATGAACCTGAAACAACTGGAAGTCTTCCTGGCAGTCGCCGAAAGCGGCAGTTTCTCCCGCGGCGCCGAAGCTACTTTTATCACCCAGTCGACGGTCAGCCAGCATATCGCCGCCCTGGAGAGCGAACTCGGCATCCGGCTCCTCGACCGGACCAGCCGGGGCGCCCTCCTTACCGAGGGGGGCAAGGTCCTGCTCGACCATGCCCGGCGGGTGGTCGCCGGCACCCACGAGATCGAGCAGGCAATCAAACGGTTCAAGGGGCTCGACGAAGTGATCCTGCGGGTCGGGGCCAGCAATATTCCCGGCGACTACATGGTCCCGGCGGCACTTCCCCAGTTCCTCGACCGCTATCCGGCGGTGCGCCTCACCCTGTTCCAGGGCGACAGTCGCGACATCCTCGACAAGGTGAGCGGTGAAGTGGTGGAAATCGGTATCGTCGGCAGCCGGTTCGACGAAGAAGGAATCTCCTTTGCACCGCTGGGCCGGGACGAAATCAAGGTAGTGGCCGGCAGCGCCCACCCGTTGGCCGGCCGGGCGGACCTCACCCTCGGCATGCTGTTGCAGCAACGGTTCATCATGCGGGAAGCCGGCTCCGGCACCGCCAAAACGGTCCGCGAGGCCCTGGCCGCCGCCGGTTTCTCCGCCGACCGGCTCGACATCCGTGCCGCTCTCGGCAGCAACGAGGCGGTCAAGGCCGCCGTCGGCGGCAACCTGGGGCTTTCGTTCATCTCCGAAGTTTCGATCCGCCGGGAGCTGCAGCGGGGCGAACTGGTAGAACTGCCGGTCGCCGGACTGACGATCTCCCGGACCTTCTACCTGGTGACCCGCAGCGGCCGCGAACTGTCGCCGGCCGCCCTGGCCTTCGTCGAGCTGATGCGGGAAATCTACGGCTAGGCCCTGGCAGCCGACGACCTATCGGTCCCACGTCATAGTAACTGAGTCAGTTTTTGATTTTTATCAGGATGCATCCATGTGCCATCTATCCCGCCACAGTGCAGTGAATGGGTATGGCAAATCTGGAAGGAGCAGCGGGAATCAGAGCGGGATCTATTGGATGAAAATTAAAACGAGGCCGTGATCCTCTCCGGGCTGCTTCAACGATCCGAACCGGCTGAGCCGACCAGCAGCAGACATGGACCGGGCGTTTGCCTGGTCACGCAGTGCGCCCAGCGCATTCGGCAATGGAATGACGTGATGCCGTCTCACTTCCGGCAGCCCGACACAGGTAGTCCAGCCAGGATCGAAAGGTCGTGATGTATGCCGTCAGCCCTTTCAGATTGTGATCAGCTCATAGCGGCCATTGCCCATGCTAAGCTCTTTCATATAGGACAATTGCCGTAACCCCTTGCGTGATTCAATGCGCTCCCGAAGGTCGTGCAACTCCCCTTCGGGCAGTTTATAGACCAGGTCGATGGAGGCCTGTTCAACGGCCAGCAAATCGGTGGAAGCAAGGATGCCCAGATCATGCGCCCTGACC contains:
- a CDS encoding double-cubane-cluster-containing anaerobic reductase — translated: MSSNDYTPLWQELGLDLDNHAGLLGVLSDAYRGIYLAQANRPRGMAYFDFVISEVHGLRIKEIYEAKRAGRKVVGGFCVYVPEEVVLAADGICIGLCAGAEVGTAEAERFIPRNSCALIKAFMGFKLAGLCPYVELTDLIVGETTCDGKKKAYEIFDELTGKVHVMELPHMKGPAGKRLWLGEVARFRETMEKLTGAPLTLEGLRHGVAVVNAKRRALQRLSRLREADPAPLSGLDALLVNQVSFYDDPVRFTAKTNELCDELEERVAAGVGVTAKGAPRLLVSGSPMAIPNWKVHAIVEGSGGVVVGEESCIGERNFRDLADEDFVTVEEGLMKIAERSLTIDCACFTPNDERPGNIAALCERLRADGIIHYALQFCTPYLVEAYKVETSLAGVPFLRIETDYSMEDFGQLKTRLEAFIEMLR
- a CDS encoding response regulator, which produces MCVEREQGEEGVCRVLVVDDDNVQLELVGYLLKRQGIVARCCPSGDAALQLVECEKYAAVLTDYQMPAMNGIEFIRALRLRCPALPVALVSAQLTDDVQREALAAGAVGAYRKPTTLAELLTLIGGMVGDGSPVTVH
- a CDS encoding selenium metabolism-associated LysR family transcriptional regulator, producing the protein MNLKQLEVFLAVAESGSFSRGAEATFITQSTVSQHIAALESELGIRLLDRTSRGALLTEGGKVLLDHARRVVAGTHEIEQAIKRFKGLDEVILRVGASNIPGDYMVPAALPQFLDRYPAVRLTLFQGDSRDILDKVSGEVVEIGIVGSRFDEEGISFAPLGRDEIKVVAGSAHPLAGRADLTLGMLLQQRFIMREAGSGTAKTVREALAAAGFSADRLDIRAALGSNEAVKAAVGGNLGLSFISEVSIRRELQRGELVELPVAGLTISRTFYLVTRSGRELSPAALAFVELMREIYG